The Sediminispirochaeta smaragdinae DSM 11293 genome has a segment encoding these proteins:
- a CDS encoding ASKHA domain-containing protein has translation MGITNGTVIKVKADQSLLEAIRAAAPEDVESPCGGRGTCGKCKIRVLEGNPGPPSPEERGLLTQQEITSGIRLACRCTPANDITVATIGKKDHTILDGIGLLSQAPDPRYKETGDCGIAVDIGTTTVVAYLVEFSPPVRVTAVESAMNAQRQWGADVISRITFAGEKGENLETLCSAIRGQVDRLIRRLITKKGLAPSSVQEISVVGNTTMLHLFAGIDPSPLGVAPFTPVFVEQRVLPAQSLDLAYPNAILRLLPSVAAYVGADITAGIAAVEIDESNELSLLLDLGTNGEMALGNKERILTCATAAGPAFEGAGISCGTGGVEGAIDTVAVAGGKLSWTSIGDTAPIGLCGSGILDTVSALLTLGIIDESGAMKEPYDKEGYPIAQTQTGGKILFTQKDVRQFQLAKGAVAAGIAVLLEAWDAEASEIAAVYLAGGFGTFLRPSSALGVGLLPPAAEGKIVSAKNSAGRGAVRTLLYAREAERIANIAEHAEYIELSTNHRFQDHFMEQMFFPSYDRERL, from the coding sequence ATGGGCATAACTAATGGCACTGTTATAAAGGTAAAAGCAGATCAGAGTCTTTTGGAAGCCATACGGGCCGCAGCCCCGGAGGATGTGGAAAGTCCCTGTGGAGGCAGAGGCACCTGCGGGAAATGCAAGATAAGGGTTCTTGAGGGTAACCCCGGTCCTCCTAGCCCTGAGGAGCGGGGGCTGTTGACACAGCAAGAGATAACGTCAGGCATCAGGCTTGCCTGTCGCTGTACCCCTGCGAATGATATAACGGTTGCGACCATAGGAAAGAAGGACCATACGATCCTCGACGGAATCGGCCTCCTCTCCCAAGCTCCGGATCCCAGATACAAAGAAACAGGAGACTGCGGTATTGCGGTCGATATCGGTACCACAACCGTTGTCGCATACCTTGTTGAATTCTCTCCTCCGGTGCGGGTAACGGCGGTGGAATCCGCAATGAATGCACAACGACAGTGGGGGGCCGATGTTATCAGCCGGATAACCTTTGCGGGAGAAAAAGGCGAAAATCTTGAAACCTTGTGCTCCGCAATACGGGGCCAGGTCGACCGGCTCATAAGAAGGCTCATAACGAAAAAAGGTCTCGCCCCCTCTTCGGTACAAGAGATTTCGGTCGTGGGGAATACCACCATGCTGCACCTTTTTGCCGGTATAGACCCCTCGCCCCTTGGCGTGGCACCGTTCACCCCGGTATTTGTGGAGCAGAGAGTCCTGCCTGCTCAAAGCCTTGATCTCGCCTACCCAAATGCCATCCTTCGTCTTCTGCCCTCTGTTGCGGCCTATGTAGGAGCCGATATTACCGCGGGAATAGCAGCGGTCGAAATCGACGAGAGCAATGAGCTTTCCCTCCTCCTCGACCTGGGGACAAATGGGGAGATGGCTCTTGGTAATAAAGAGCGCATCCTTACCTGTGCCACGGCAGCAGGCCCGGCATTCGAGGGGGCCGGGATAAGCTGCGGTACAGGGGGCGTCGAAGGCGCCATCGATACCGTTGCCGTGGCAGGTGGTAAGCTCTCGTGGACTAGCATAGGGGACACTGCCCCCATAGGGCTCTGCGGATCGGGTATTCTCGATACAGTCTCCGCGCTGCTGACCCTCGGGATCATTGATGAAAGCGGTGCAATGAAAGAACCCTACGACAAGGAAGGCTACCCCATTGCACAGACACAAACAGGTGGAAAGATCCTTTTTACCCAAAAAGATGTACGACAATTCCAGCTGGCAAAGGGAGCCGTCGCCGCCGGCATCGCCGTACTCCTGGAGGCATGGGATGCTGAGGCCTCTGAAATAGCTGCCGTTTACCTTGCCGGAGGCTTCGGGACATTTCTCCGCCCCTCCTCTGCTCTTGGAGTCGGCCTTCTTCCTCCAGCAGCAGAGGGCAAAATCGTATCGGCAAAAAACAGCGCAGGAAGAGGAGCGGTACGCACTCTTCTCTATGCAAGGGAGGCGGAGAGGATAGCGAACATAGCAGAGCATGCCGAATACATAGAATTGAGTACGAATCATCGTTTCCAGGACCACTTTATGGAACAGATGTTCTTTCCCTCCTATGATCGGGAGAGGCTGTGA
- a CDS encoding helix-turn-helix domain-containing protein, which produces MEELPFPRHVMEEMRELLEKAHQAALHYKIATGVRCVVIDTEGNSFEPDPTEIPESCKVCSALEKTGAAGTNCRDLHLYGSYQAERFGGIYIYFCPISLIHWASPILSDGKTVGSMIAGPVTVIGTEEVVDEILRKYPSASNIRPMLTESVATVPQVSTEKAKSLAEVLMMSAGWVSGDDRPLAERRDNLDLQSRISEEIQEQKKRFSSGIEVPGYPIEKERELLAAIRGADKQSSKRILNELLGAIFFSSGGRFEIVKFRTLELLVLLSRAAMEGGADPEQSLSLNLRYIRDIDRLRDIDELSFWLGKVLNRFINLVFTFREVKHLGAIERAVRYIQLHYTEKVTLQETAEAAGLSPAYFSSIFKEEMGVSFSEYVNRLKVSYAKNLLSTTELSLAQVAGQSGFEDQSYFSRIFKRIGGVSPGRYRETGGRLPEDRHTLKDM; this is translated from the coding sequence ATGGAAGAGTTGCCCTTTCCCAGGCATGTCATGGAAGAGATGAGGGAGCTACTTGAAAAGGCACACCAGGCGGCCCTTCACTACAAAATAGCAACAGGAGTTCGCTGTGTCGTGATCGATACCGAAGGAAACAGCTTTGAGCCGGATCCGACGGAAATACCCGAATCGTGCAAGGTCTGTTCTGCCCTGGAAAAGACGGGCGCTGCCGGTACAAATTGCAGGGATCTCCATCTCTACGGTTCCTATCAAGCCGAACGGTTTGGGGGAATCTACATCTATTTCTGTCCGATAAGCCTCATCCACTGGGCTAGCCCGATTCTCAGCGACGGAAAAACCGTCGGATCAATGATTGCCGGTCCCGTTACCGTAATCGGTACCGAAGAGGTGGTGGATGAGATTCTCCGTAAATATCCGTCAGCCTCAAACATACGTCCGATGCTGACGGAGAGTGTCGCCACGGTTCCCCAGGTAAGCACCGAAAAGGCAAAGAGCCTTGCGGAGGTGCTTATGATGAGTGCCGGCTGGGTATCGGGAGACGACCGGCCCCTTGCGGAGCGAAGAGACAATCTTGATCTCCAGAGCCGCATATCAGAAGAGATCCAGGAACAGAAAAAGCGTTTCTCTTCGGGAATAGAGGTGCCCGGCTATCCCATCGAGAAAGAACGGGAATTGCTTGCCGCCATAAGAGGAGCCGACAAGCAGTCAAGTAAGCGTATTCTAAACGAATTACTTGGTGCGATCTTTTTCTCAAGCGGAGGTCGCTTTGAGATTGTTAAATTTCGTACCTTGGAACTACTGGTTCTGTTGAGCAGGGCTGCAATGGAGGGAGGGGCCGACCCCGAACAAAGCCTCTCGCTTAATTTGCGATACATCAGGGATATCGACCGCCTGAGGGACATCGACGAATTGAGCTTCTGGCTCGGCAAGGTGCTCAACCGTTTTATCAATTTGGTATTCACCTTCCGCGAGGTAAAACACCTTGGAGCGATCGAACGGGCCGTTCGCTATATTCAGCTTCACTATACCGAAAAGGTCACACTTCAGGAGACCGCCGAGGCGGCAGGATTATCGCCTGCCTACTTCAGCTCGATATTCAAAGAGGAAATGGGTGTCAGCTTCTCCGAATATGTGAATCGGCTCAAGGTCAGCTATGCCAAGAACCTGCTTTCTACCACCGAACTTTCCCTTGCCCAGGTGGCCGGACAAAGCGGATTCGAAGATCAGAGCTATTTTTCCAGAATTTTTAAACGTATCGGCGGAGTTTCACCGGGGCGCTACCGTGAAACAGGGGGAAGACTTCCCGAAGATCGACATACTTTGAAAGATATGTAA
- a CDS encoding corrinoid protein — MADMMQLSEFLQKGRAKEVKELVQQAIDEGMSAKAILEGGLMHGMGIIGEKFKKNEIFVPEVLIAARAMNAGTELLKPLLIEDGVETKGTVVIGTVKGDLHDIGKNLVAMMMEGKGMKVVDLGSDVSAEKFVEAAQEQKANIIACSALLTTTMNQMKNVVKAVEDAGLRDSVKIMVGGAPVTESFCENIGADRYTADAATAAETAVELCQK; from the coding sequence ATGGCAGACATGATGCAATTGTCCGAGTTCCTGCAGAAGGGCCGGGCAAAAGAGGTAAAAGAGCTGGTCCAGCAGGCCATCGATGAGGGAATGAGTGCGAAAGCGATCCTTGAAGGTGGCCTGATGCATGGCATGGGTATCATCGGTGAGAAGTTCAAAAAAAACGAGATTTTTGTTCCTGAGGTATTAATCGCCGCCAGGGCCATGAATGCAGGGACCGAGCTGCTCAAACCCTTGCTTATCGAAGACGGCGTGGAAACAAAGGGAACCGTGGTCATAGGAACGGTTAAGGGTGACCTCCACGACATAGGTAAAAATCTGGTTGCGATGATGATGGAAGGGAAGGGAATGAAGGTTGTCGATTTGGGCAGCGATGTTTCCGCTGAAAAGTTCGTAGAGGCGGCACAAGAGCAAAAAGCGAATATCATCGCCTGCTCTGCACTGCTCACCACTACCATGAATCAGATGAAGAACGTGGTAAAGGCTGTCGAAGATGCCGGTCTACGGGATTCAGTTAAGATCATGGTGGGCGGCGCTCCGGTAACCGAATCCTTCTGCGAGAATATTGGTGCCGACCGCTATACGGCGGATGCCGCTACCGCTGCAGAAACAGCAGTAGAGCTCTGTCAAAAGTAG
- a CDS encoding uroporphyrinogen decarboxylase family protein encodes MTGKERIAKVMANQKTDKIPWVPFAGVHAGKLKGYNAKEVSCDLEKLVESLLEVHRIYEPDGQPVVFDLQIEAEILGCDLVWADDAPPTVSSHPLSESDEIPTAIPAPDEGRLPMVLEAMRRMKKEVGKDTALYGLICGPFTLASHLRGTNIFMDMMLEPEKVEKLLAYTLEVAKAMSGYYVETGMDVIAVVDPLISQISPAHFDQFMAAPFSRLFDHIRGLGAFSSFFVCGNATANIEPMCKTGPDSISVDENVDLAAAKQITDRYNIVIGGNIPLTTVMLFGTQQDNMKATLDLIDSVDPKNLIVSPGCDMPYDTPIENSVAIGQTLRQPELSRQMIANYQKEDLVFEGELPDYDTLPRPLVEVFTLDSATCAACTYMLASAMDAKAHFGTAIDVVEYKYTTPQNIARMAKMGVKQLPSIYINGRLAYSSIIPGREELIANIGAHLS; translated from the coding sequence ATGACGGGAAAAGAACGAATCGCAAAGGTTATGGCCAACCAAAAGACCGATAAAATCCCCTGGGTTCCCTTTGCCGGTGTACATGCGGGTAAGCTTAAGGGCTACAATGCCAAAGAGGTTTCATGTGATCTTGAAAAGCTGGTCGAAAGCCTGCTTGAAGTACACAGGATCTATGAGCCGGACGGCCAGCCGGTGGTTTTCGATCTGCAGATAGAGGCAGAAATCCTCGGCTGTGATCTGGTCTGGGCAGATGATGCTCCTCCCACGGTCTCCAGCCATCCCTTATCCGAAAGCGATGAGATCCCGACCGCCATTCCCGCTCCCGACGAGGGGCGGCTTCCCATGGTCCTCGAGGCGATGCGTCGAATGAAAAAGGAGGTGGGAAAGGATACGGCTCTCTATGGGCTGATCTGCGGCCCCTTTACCCTTGCAAGCCATCTTCGGGGAACAAACATCTTCATGGACATGATGCTGGAGCCGGAAAAGGTGGAAAAGCTCCTTGCCTACACCCTGGAAGTAGCAAAGGCAATGAGCGGATACTATGTTGAGACGGGAATGGACGTTATTGCCGTCGTGGACCCCCTAATCAGTCAGATCAGCCCCGCCCACTTCGACCAGTTTATGGCCGCCCCATTTTCCCGGCTTTTCGATCATATCAGAGGACTTGGAGCGTTTTCCAGTTTCTTCGTCTGCGGTAATGCCACAGCCAATATCGAGCCCATGTGTAAAACCGGGCCGGATTCCATTTCCGTCGATGAAAATGTCGACCTTGCCGCGGCAAAGCAGATTACCGACCGCTACAATATCGTGATCGGAGGGAATATTCCCCTTACAACGGTAATGCTTTTCGGCACCCAGCAGGACAACATGAAGGCGACCCTGGACCTCATCGATTCTGTGGATCCGAAAAACCTTATTGTCAGTCCCGGCTGTGATATGCCCTACGACACCCCCATCGAGAACAGCGTCGCGATCGGCCAGACCCTTAGGCAACCGGAGCTATCCCGGCAGATGATCGCCAATTACCAGAAAGAGGATCTGGTTTTCGAAGGCGAACTTCCCGACTACGACACACTGCCCCGCCCGCTCGTTGAGGTCTTTACCCTGGACTCGGCCACCTGTGCTGCCTGTACCTACATGCTGGCCAGCGCAATGGATGCCAAAGCACATTTCGGCACGGCCATCGATGTGGTGGAGTACAAATACACAACTCCTCAGAACATCGCACGCATGGCGAAGATGGGGGTAAAACAGCTGCCGAGCATCTATATAAACGGCAGGCTGGCCTACTCCTCCATCATTCCCGGCAGGGAAGAACTTATTGCAAACATAGGTGCACATCTGTCATGA
- a CDS encoding CobW family GTP-binding protein produces the protein MTSNTSKLLLITGFLGSGKTTLLNRLLSLLEAKKVGVIVNEWGAMNIDASLIETKGEDQIVELSGGQIFCSCLSGSFVESVVAMAARGPDYILTEASGLAKPSVLSSIIAEATKRAEGRLIYDGTICIIDAERFLTLRQAVRAIDEQVVYADRYLINKCDLVDEARITEIKEVVASLGPGKPMYTVTEAKINAEILTGDAQSFTMKPNVRYKGWGACGRPSSCVLRTTSPVDPEKLHAFLIEAKRFAFRLKGYLPLAPEGLLHLVDCSDSQISIRPATFGTGGKREEGLVVIGKKLAPPNQEVITGWKQQVGTDIYIEE, from the coding sequence ATGACGTCCAACACCTCCAAGCTGCTGTTGATTACCGGTTTTCTCGGGTCTGGGAAAACGACCCTGCTGAATCGGCTCCTTAGCCTCCTGGAAGCTAAAAAAGTCGGCGTTATCGTCAACGAGTGGGGAGCAATGAACATTGATGCATCACTGATCGAGACAAAGGGGGAAGATCAGATCGTGGAACTCTCCGGGGGGCAGATTTTTTGTAGCTGCCTTTCGGGCTCCTTCGTCGAATCGGTGGTGGCAATGGCGGCAAGAGGTCCCGACTACATTCTGACCGAGGCTTCGGGCCTGGCAAAGCCATCGGTTCTCTCCTCTATCATTGCCGAGGCGACAAAGCGGGCAGAGGGGAGGCTTATATACGATGGGACCATCTGCATCATCGATGCAGAACGATTTCTGACCCTGCGCCAGGCAGTAAGAGCCATCGACGAGCAGGTGGTATATGCCGATCGCTACCTCATCAACAAATGCGACCTCGTCGATGAAGCGAGGATTACGGAGATCAAGGAAGTAGTGGCTTCCCTCGGTCCCGGAAAGCCGATGTACACCGTCACCGAGGCAAAGATTAATGCTGAAATTCTGACGGGGGATGCTCAAAGTTTCACCATGAAGCCCAATGTGAGGTATAAGGGTTGGGGAGCCTGCGGAAGGCCCAGTTCCTGCGTCTTGCGAACAACATCACCAGTTGATCCCGAAAAACTGCATGCATTTCTCATAGAGGCCAAACGCTTCGCCTTCAGGCTGAAAGGATACCTACCGCTTGCTCCTGAAGGGTTGCTCCACTTGGTGGATTGCAGCGATTCGCAGATTTCCATACGGCCAGCTACCTTCGGCACAGGGGGAAAAAGGGAAGAGGGCCTTGTGGTGATCGGCAAAAAACTCGCTCCTCCGAACCAGGAGGTAATTACCGGCTGGAAGCAGCAGGTGGGAACGGATATCTATATCGAAGAATAG
- a CDS encoding vitamin B12 dependent-methionine synthase activation domain-containing protein, which translates to MEKHCIEAKEFTIPFETLARRVRLDLAPDMEGPLRGLLEAALKIARPRGIWMTTYIEKRDNKGFNSGGERFSSSLAARNVAEVHRIFPYLVTCGPEFDEMELPGTDMLEGFWLDEMKELALGAALKAVRTDLRTTHKTTALHSMNPGSGNIDVWPIEEQRPLFRLIGEDAQRWSGVTLTDSLLMVPNKSISGFFFTGTSNYESCAYCDRHDCPDRRAPRLRVKA; encoded by the coding sequence ATGGAAAAGCACTGCATAGAGGCAAAAGAGTTTACCATTCCCTTTGAAACCCTTGCCAGAAGAGTCAGACTCGATCTCGCCCCGGATATGGAAGGTCCCTTGCGAGGGCTTCTGGAAGCGGCATTGAAGATCGCCCGCCCCCGGGGAATCTGGATGACAACATATATAGAAAAAAGAGACAATAAGGGATTTAACAGTGGAGGCGAACGCTTTTCCAGTAGCCTTGCCGCAAGAAACGTGGCAGAGGTGCATCGTATCTTTCCCTACCTCGTCACCTGCGGTCCGGAGTTCGATGAAATGGAACTGCCGGGAACGGATATGCTCGAAGGCTTTTGGCTCGATGAAATGAAGGAACTCGCCCTCGGAGCCGCCCTCAAGGCGGTCAGAACGGATCTGCGCACGACCCATAAGACCACGGCCCTCCATTCCATGAACCCGGGATCGGGGAACATCGATGTTTGGCCCATCGAAGAACAGCGCCCCCTTTTCAGGCTCATCGGAGAAGATGCCCAAAGATGGAGCGGTGTCACATTGACCGATTCGCTGCTCATGGTGCCGAACAAAAGCATATCAGGCTTCTTTTTTACCGGAACTTCCAATTATGAGAGCTGCGCCTACTGTGACAGGCATGACTGCCCGGACCGCAGGGCCCCCCGCCTCCGCGTTAAAGCCTAA
- a CDS encoding pyridine nucleotide-disulfide oxidoreductase → METFDVVIIGTGPAGLGAAFAISEASPKLSILLIDGERYSTGGLRNDCKMNFTYPIGFPRENWEKEEAEHYLELVKRELVPTILAKTNLLVYQRRAERLGAELLNVQQTHLGTDGGLELIKVLTKRLEERGVRFTLGSAVQDIDQDARVITVGDGRFGYSSLLVAPGRKGFLFLQKLMDKLGIAYVDHTVDIGIRIETRVEHYSIVRDYYDPKFLFPGKVRTFCTNSGNAHVVQERYKSSRGETFYSVNGHAYSSARGQNNGLANFAILNTVRLTEPVVSGQQFAENLGLQAMLMGGGKPLMQRVGDFRLGKRSKQGSFTGDLYDFKPTLAGASPGDISLAMPAKILRNIWKSMKMLDTIVPGVMHPSTIMYYPELKTYANRPKFCDRHFRVTDSIWFAGDGAGTSRGITAAWASGIRAAEGILAS, encoded by the coding sequence ATGGAAACCTTTGATGTCGTTATTATTGGAACAGGTCCTGCCGGTCTGGGGGCGGCTTTTGCCATATCCGAGGCTTCGCCGAAGCTATCGATTCTCTTGATTGACGGTGAGCGTTACAGCACCGGAGGGCTTCGAAACGACTGCAAAATGAACTTTACCTATCCGATCGGTTTTCCCCGGGAAAACTGGGAGAAGGAAGAGGCAGAACACTATCTTGAGTTGGTAAAGAGGGAACTTGTACCGACGATTCTTGCTAAGACGAACCTGCTTGTCTACCAACGCCGTGCGGAACGCCTGGGTGCGGAACTGTTGAATGTCCAGCAGACCCATCTCGGCACCGACGGCGGGCTTGAGTTGATCAAAGTCCTTACCAAGCGCCTGGAGGAACGGGGCGTGCGCTTCACTCTCGGCTCGGCGGTGCAGGATATCGACCAGGATGCAAGGGTTATTACCGTCGGCGATGGTCGTTTCGGCTATTCCTCGCTTCTTGTGGCCCCGGGAAGAAAGGGCTTTCTTTTCCTTCAGAAGCTTATGGACAAGCTTGGCATTGCATACGTGGACCATACCGTCGACATTGGAATTCGCATAGAAACCCGAGTGGAGCATTACTCCATTGTGCGCGACTATTACGACCCGAAATTCCTCTTTCCCGGAAAGGTACGAACCTTTTGTACGAACAGTGGTAATGCACATGTGGTACAGGAACGTTACAAAAGTTCCCGGGGAGAGACCTTCTATTCGGTGAACGGCCATGCATACTCTTCCGCCAGGGGACAAAACAACGGTCTTGCCAACTTTGCCATCCTCAATACCGTTCGTCTGACCGAACCGGTGGTAAGTGGTCAGCAGTTTGCCGAGAATCTCGGCCTTCAGGCCATGCTGATGGGAGGCGGCAAGCCTTTGATGCAGCGGGTAGGTGACTTTCGCCTCGGCAAGCGTTCGAAACAGGGGAGCTTTACCGGTGATCTGTATGATTTTAAGCCGACGCTGGCCGGAGCGTCTCCGGGTGATATCTCCCTTGCCATGCCTGCGAAAATCCTTCGTAATATCTGGAAATCCATGAAAATGCTCGATACCATCGTACCGGGGGTCATGCATCCCAGCACCATTATGTACTATCCCGAGCTGAAAACCTATGCGAACCGTCCGAAGTTCTGCGACCGCCATTTTCGCGTGACGGATTCCATCTGGTTTGCGGGTGACGGAGCGGGTACCAGCCGTGGTATTACCGCTGCCTGGGCAAGTGGAATTCGGGCGGCCGAGGGGATACTCGCCTCATAG
- the ilvN gene encoding acetolactate synthase small subunit, with the protein MKHTISILCDDTPGVMTRISGLFSRRGFNIESLAVGNTEIKGKSRFTIVVSGDDAVLEQVRKQLQKLVHVIKVWDIDRERIIEREHALVKLEVRDEERPQLLQLVTSLHAKILDSSENIWIIELTGDSASVDSAINLVSQFRILETIRTGRIALERGKKVGNGKGA; encoded by the coding sequence ATGAAGCATACCATTTCCATCTTGTGCGACGACACCCCCGGTGTCATGACTCGAATTTCCGGCCTGTTCAGCCGCCGAGGCTTCAATATCGAAAGTCTTGCCGTCGGAAATACCGAAATAAAGGGAAAAAGCCGTTTTACCATTGTCGTTTCCGGGGATGATGCGGTTCTGGAACAGGTTCGTAAACAGCTTCAGAAACTGGTACACGTCATCAAGGTGTGGGACATCGACCGTGAGCGTATCATAGAGCGGGAGCATGCCCTTGTAAAGCTTGAGGTTCGCGACGAGGAACGACCGCAGCTTCTTCAGCTAGTCACCTCTCTTCATGCCAAAATTCTTGATTCTTCTGAAAATATCTGGATCATTGAGCTTACCGGGGATAGTGCATCGGTTGACAGTGCCATCAATCTGGTTTCACAATTCAGAATACTTGAAACCATTAGAACCGGCCGCATTGCTTTGGAACGGGGGAAAAAGGTCGGGAATGGAAAGGGAGCTTAA
- the ilvB gene encoding biosynthetic-type acetolactate synthase large subunit gives MKKGKSTGAKRLVKELERQGARYIFAYPGGANLPIYEALSRSTIRPILARHEQGAAHMADGFARAGGEVGFCMATSGPGATNLVTGIATAYMDSSPILAITGQVPRNMIGNDAFQEVDITGITIPITKHNYLVQEAEEIGPIVEQAVYLASTGRKGPILLDIPKDILTAEFSTTNEKKRQLEGYAPTIKGHTGQVKRAAGMINGAKRPLIIAGGGIFLADAFDAFASFVDKSSIPVVHTLMGKSALDNEHPRNLGLFGYHGRFVANKAVSEADLIIAVGTRFGDRSTGPLASFASDAKIIHIDIDPAEIGKNVPAYLPIVGDIEDILPRLREQVERSSDSSWSDELSVFASEHPLPGGDDGFSTPSILRNVKTFFPDPILVTDVGRHQIYAAQYFPVHGGRSFITSGGLGTMGFGLPAAIGAALARPDKRVLLVSGDGSFMMNIQELACAAELDVDLTVVVIHDRRLGMIKQLQDAFYGGGFDASKIGGSVSFALAAEALGAAGRRVASASELKDVLKDFETVRGPKVIECMVEEEENVYPMVTGSTLTDLIEGVEA, from the coding sequence GTGAAGAAAGGGAAATCGACAGGCGCAAAGCGCTTGGTGAAGGAGCTGGAGCGGCAAGGGGCACGATATATCTTTGCATATCCCGGGGGCGCCAATCTTCCAATATACGAGGCGCTTTCCCGCAGTACCATTCGTCCCATCCTTGCACGTCATGAGCAGGGAGCGGCACATATGGCGGACGGCTTTGCCAGGGCAGGCGGCGAGGTCGGCTTTTGTATGGCCACAAGCGGTCCCGGTGCCACAAACCTTGTGACCGGTATCGCCACAGCCTATATGGATAGTTCTCCGATACTTGCCATTACCGGTCAGGTCCCCCGGAATATGATCGGTAATGATGCGTTTCAGGAGGTCGATATCACCGGCATCACCATTCCCATTACGAAGCACAACTATCTTGTACAGGAGGCCGAAGAGATCGGCCCCATAGTGGAACAGGCCGTCTACCTTGCTTCAACCGGACGAAAAGGACCGATCCTGCTCGACATTCCGAAGGATATCTTAACTGCCGAGTTTTCGACGACGAATGAAAAAAAACGCCAGCTTGAGGGCTACGCTCCGACCATAAAGGGACATACCGGACAGGTGAAACGGGCAGCGGGAATGATCAATGGGGCAAAACGTCCTCTGATCATTGCAGGTGGTGGCATCTTTCTTGCCGATGCCTTCGATGCTTTTGCTTCCTTTGTTGATAAAAGCTCGATTCCTGTTGTGCATACCCTGATGGGAAAATCGGCTCTGGACAACGAACATCCCCGTAATCTTGGGCTTTTCGGTTATCACGGAAGATTTGTGGCCAATAAGGCGGTTTCCGAAGCCGATCTTATCATAGCCGTGGGAACCCGCTTCGGAGATCGTTCCACAGGTCCCCTGGCCAGTTTTGCTTCCGATGCGAAGATTATCCATATCGACATCGATCCTGCGGAGATCGGAAAGAATGTTCCGGCCTACCTGCCCATTGTCGGTGATATCGAGGACATCCTTCCTCGTTTACGTGAACAGGTGGAACGATCCTCCGACTCATCCTGGAGCGATGAACTTTCGGTCTTCGCATCCGAGCATCCCCTCCCGGGAGGAGATGACGGCTTTTCGACTCCCTCCATCCTCAGAAACGTAAAAACCTTTTTTCCGGATCCGATCCTCGTTACAGATGTTGGGCGGCATCAGATTTATGCCGCCCAATACTTCCCCGTACACGGGGGCAGGAGCTTTATTACGTCCGGAGGGCTCGGTACCATGGGGTTCGGCCTTCCCGCCGCCATCGGCGCGGCCTTGGCAAGGCCCGATAAGCGGGTATTGCTTGTCAGTGGTGACGGCTCTTTTATGATGAACATTCAGGAGCTTGCCTGCGCGGCGGAACTGGACGTGGATCTTACTGTGGTGGTCATTCATGACAGGCGCCTGGGGATGATAAAACAACTGCAGGATGCCTTTTACGGGGGAGGCTTCGATGCGAGTAAGATAGGAGGAAGTGTCTCCTTTGCCCTTGCAGCAGAGGCCCTCGGGGCTGCCGGCCGCCGTGTCGCCTCTGCCAGTGAACTGAAGGATGTCCTGAAAGATTTTGAGACGGTTCGTGGTCCGAAGGTGATCGAATGCATGGTGGAAGAGGAGGAAAATGTCTATCCCATGGTGACCGGTTCCACCCTTACCGACCTTATTGAAGGAGTAGAAGCATGA
- a CDS encoding epoxyqueuosine reductase QueH, with the protein MEESVNLCYASVKMVTEEKGGKILLHACCAPCAAPSAERLLEEGFLPTLFYSNPNIAPEAEWKRRLEALEVLAEAFKLPLIVESYDHASWLALVRGLESEPERGGRCTICFRRSIDAAAEEARRLNIPRFTTTLTLSPLKNARLICELGNRHEGFLERDFKKKGGVARSVELCRSLGLYRQNYCGCEFSLRPGQYNP; encoded by the coding sequence ATGGAAGAGAGTGTAAATCTATGCTACGCTTCGGTCAAGATGGTAACGGAAGAAAAAGGTGGAAAGATACTGCTTCATGCATGTTGTGCTCCCTGTGCCGCCCCTTCGGCCGAGAGACTTTTAGAGGAGGGGTTCCTCCCCACCCTTTTTTACTCAAATCCGAATATCGCACCTGAGGCAGAATGGAAACGGCGGCTTGAGGCCCTGGAAGTACTCGCAGAAGCCTTCAAACTCCCGCTTATCGTGGAGAGCTACGACCATGCATCCTGGCTCGCTTTGGTCCGCGGCCTGGAAAGCGAACCGGAAAGGGGAGGACGCTGCACTATCTGCTTTCGCAGATCAATCGATGCGGCGGCAGAGGAGGCACGGCGCCTGAATATTCCCCGTTTTACAACAACGCTGACCCTCAGCCCTCTGAAGAACGCCCGCCTTATATGTGAACTCGGTAACCGGCACGAAGGCTTTCTTGAGCGGGATTTCAAAAAAAAGGGCGGTGTGGCCAGAAGCGTCGAACTGTGCCGAAGCCTTGGACTCTACCGCCAAAACTACTGCGGATGCGAATTCAGCCTTCGACCCGGGCAATATAATCCTTAA